In Rattus rattus isolate New Zealand chromosome 9, Rrattus_CSIRO_v1, whole genome shotgun sequence, a genomic segment contains:
- the LOC116908964 gene encoding olfactory receptor 1468-like: MVMNNQTVISLFFLLGLPIPPEHQHLFYVLFLAMYLTTVLGNLIIIILIHLDSHLHTPMYLFLSNLSFSDLCFSTVTMPKFLQNMQSQDTSITYAGCLTQMYFFNLFGGLEIFLLVVMAYDRYVAICLPLYYTRIMSPKLCVCLVLMSWIFNVLYSMLHTLLLARLSFCEDNMIHHFFCDISALLKLACSDIYINELMIFILGGLLVVIPFLLIVVSYVQIVFSILKVSSTRVIHKVFSTCGSHLSVVSLFYGTIIGLYLCPSSNNFTVNEASISIMYTVVTPMLNPFIYSLRNRDIKEALIKVLIKKISL, from the coding sequence ATGGTAATGAACAACCAAACTGTTATCTCCCTGTTTTTCCTCCTGGGCCTGCCCATCCCCCCAGAGCACCAGCACCTGTTCTATGTCCTGTTCCTGGCCATGTACCTCACCACAGTCCTGGGgaacctcatcatcatcatcctcattcaCCTGGATTCCcatctccacacacccatgtacttaTTTCTTAGCAATTTGTCCTTCTCTGATCTCTGCTTTTCCACTGTCACAATGCCAAAGTTTCTCCAGAACATGCAAAGCCAGGACACATCCATCACCTATGCAGGTTGCCTGACACAAATGTACTTTTTCAATCTTTTTGGAGGCCTGGAGATCTTTCTCCTTGTggtcatggcctatgaccgctatgtggccatctgccttCCCCTTTACTACACCAGGATCATGAGTCccaagctctgtgtgtgtctggtgcttaTGTCCTGGATATTTAATGTGTTGTATTCCATGTTGCACACACTACTCTTGGCTAGGTTGTCATTCTGTGAGGACAACATGATCCACCACTTTTTCTGTGACATATCTGCCCTACTCAAGTTGGCATGCTctgatatttatataaatgaactTATGATATTTATCTTGGGAGGGCTCCTTGTGGTTATCCCATTCTTACTCATTGTTGTGTCCTATGTACAAATTGTCTTTTCTATTCTAAAGGTTTCATCTACTCGGGTTATCCACAAGGTCTTTTCTACCTGTGGCTCCCATCTGTCTGTGGTATCACTGTTCTATGGGACAATAATTGGTCTCTACTTATGTCCATCATCTAATAACTTTACAGTGAATGAGGCTTCCATTTCTATCATGTACACAGTGGTGACTCCCATGCTGAACcctttcatctacagcctgaggaacagagaTATAAAGGAGGCCCTTATAAAGGTTCTTATcaagaaaatatctttataa
- the LOC116908965 gene encoding LOW QUALITY PROTEIN: olfactory receptor 1468-like (The sequence of the model RefSeq protein was modified relative to this genomic sequence to represent the inferred CDS: substituted 1 base at 1 genomic stop codon) yields MVMNNQTVISLFFLLGLPIPSEHQHLFYALFLAMYLTTVLGNLIIIILIHLDSHLHTPMYLFLSNLSFSDLCFSSVTMPKFLQNMQSQDTSITYAGCLIQMYFFNLFGGVEIFLLVVMAYDRYVAICLPLYYTRIMSPKLCVCLVLMSWIFNVLYSMLHTLLLARLSFCKDNVIPHFFCDMSALLKLACSDIYINELMIFILGGPLMVIPFFIIVVSYVQIVFSILKVSSTRVIHXVFSTCGSHLSVVSLFYGTIIGLYLCPSSNNFTVNEASISIMYTVVTPMLNPFIYSLRNRDIKEALIKVLIKKISL; encoded by the coding sequence ATGGTAATGAACAACCAAACTGTTATCTCCCTGTTTTTCCTCCTGGGCCTGCCCATCCCCTCAGAGCACCAGCACCTGTTCTATGCCCTGTTCCTGGCCATGTACCTCACCACAGTCCTGGGgaacctcatcatcatcatcctcattcaCCTGGATTCCcatctccacacacccatgtacttaTTTCTTAGCAATTTGTCCTTCTCTgatctctgcttttcctctgtcaCAATGCCAAAGTTTCTCCAGAACATGCAAAGCCAGGACACATCCATCACCTATGCAGGTTGCCTGATACAAATGTATTTCTTCAATCTTTTTGGAGGCGTGGAGATCTTCCTCCTTGTggtcatggcctatgaccgctatgtggccatctgccttCCCCTTTACTACACTAGGATCATGAGTCccaagctctgtgtgtgtctggtgcttaTGTCCTGGATATTTAATGTGTTGTATTCCATGTTGCACACCCTACTCTTGGCTAGGTTGTCATTCTGTAAGGACAACGTGATTCCTCACTTTTTCTGTGACATGTCTGCCTTACTCAAGTTGGCATGCTctgatatttatataaatgaactTATGATATTTATCTTGGGCGGGCCCCTTATGGTTATCCCATTCTTCATCATTGTTGTGTCCTATGTACAAATTGTCTTTTCCATTCTAAAGGTTTCATCTACTCGGGTTATCCACTAGGTCTTTTCTACCTGTGGCTCCCATCTGTCTGTGGTATCACTGTTCTATGGGACAATAATTGGTCTCTACTTATGTCCATCATCTAATAACTTTACAGTGAATGAGGCTTCCATTTCTATCATGTACACAGTGGTGACTCCCATGCTGAACcctttcatctacagcctgaggaacagagaTATAAAGGAGGCCCTTATAAAGGTTCTTATcaagaaaatatctttataa